GAGCGGCTCGCTCCGGCCGACTGCGCGAACAGCTCGGCATACATGCGATGTATGCGCGCGCGGGGCAACACGGCGGGGTTGATCGTCACGACCCAGTTCTTCTTTACCTGGCGCACGATCACGTCGGGCACCACATAGTTGTCTTCCGCCGCGCCATAGTTCGCGCCTGGCTTGGGGTCGAGCTTGCGTACAAGAGCACACGCAATGCGCAGTTCTTCCGCGCTGCAGCCAATTTTCTTCTGCAACTCGGCTTGCTCGCGGCGCGCGAGCCGCTCGAGGTGATGCGTGACAATGGCAAGTGCGACTTCGCGTCCCGGCGTTTCCGGCTCAAGCGCGTCGAGTTGCAGCGACAAACATTCGGACAAGTTACGCGCGCCCAGACCAGGTTTGTCGAGCGATTGCACGAGTTTCAAAGCGATATTCAGCTCACCCTCCGACAACGGCGGCTCTATATCCACAAGCTCCGACAGCTCCTGCAGATCCTGACGCAGATACCCGTCATCATCGAGTGCTTCGATGATGAGCTGCGCCACTGCGCGGTCACGATCGTTGATGGGATAGAGCCGCAGCGTGTCGTGCAGGGTTTCATGCAGCGAGGGTTCTATGCGGACCCAGTCGGCCGGGTCGGAGCCTTCGCCATCGCCGTTATTACGCGTCGATGTCCGGCCGAACGGATCGGATGAAAACTCGTTCATCGAATCTTCATGCGACTGAGAGTCGTTGCTGTCCGATGTGTCGGCGTTGCTCTCGGCGCTCATGGGGGCATCGACGGGCGTGTTGTGATCGGTGGCCGCAGGCGTGTCACCCATGGAGTTGCCGTTGTCGGTCGACAGCGCATTGTCTTCTGCTTGCGTCTCGTCGTACTCGAGGAACGGGTTCGTATCGAGCGCGTTGCGCAATTCCTGTTGAAACTCGAGCGACGAAAGTTGCAGCAGACGAACCGATTGCTGAAGGCGCGGTGTGAGCGCAAGACTTTGCTTGGTGCGTAGTTCGAGGGAAGGCGGCATTGCGTGTTGTTCCTCAATGTTTGGACTTTCGTGGGTCCTTAAGAGCAACAGTCGTGCCATGCGCATTGCAGAGCGCGTTAGCGCTAGGTTTTAATGCGATTTTCATTCGCTGGGGGCATACCCGGGCGTTCGATCGGCCGGCAAATGCGCGCACTTTTTACACGCGCACGGGCAAAAGCACTGCGGATGCGAAGAGGCGCCTCAGGTCTCGCGTCGCAGGTAAACATCGCATGGACAAAACAGCGGACAAGCGGTGCGGCGCATGGTTTCAACGAGAGATCAACGTTACAAGTGCGATTGTCGCGGACGGGTCCGGCACGTTCTTTGCGAATGAGCTGGTACTACTCGCGGGGTCTTGGCGCCGCGGGTATGAAAAGGGGTATGAAAGCGAGCAGGGCTTTGCAGCAAAGATGCTGCGGCCGTACGAGGCGGCCTACGCTCAAATAACACAGCGGCAACGCCGCAGTTTTTTTAAACCAACTAGAAGGAGAGTTACGATGAAATCGACCCAATTCCTGAAGGCAGCCGGCGGTATCGCGTGTGTCGTGTTTGCGCTTAACGTCAGCGCACAAACCGCTACGACGTCGACAGGCGCCTCCACGTCGATTGGTACAAAGGTCGATGACTCGGCAATTACGACCAAGGTCAAGGCGGAATTGCTGGGTGCAAAGAACGTGAAGTCCATGCATATCCACGTGAAGACGCGTGCTGGCGTTGTGTCGCTGACGGGTACGGTGCCCTCGGCTGAAGACAAGAGCGGCGCGGAAGATGTGGTGTCGAAGGTGGACGGCGTGGCGTCAGTGCGCAACCACCTGAAGATTGTAGAGTAAGAGCGGGTAAGCGTTGTAGCAAAACGGGCGGCGTGCTCGCTGCTCGTTTTGTTTTTATCTGGCTGGTAGTTGTGCGGTCGTATGAAGTAATTAATAAGAAGTCCGAATAAGAAGTCCGAATATATTTAATCTGGATGTATCCCATCACTCATAACGGAGCTGGTCTTCGCCCAATCGCGATGAACCAGTTCCTCAGGGAAAGGAGATTTTCATGAACCACACGAAAAAATTTGCTTTGCTCGGCGCGCTGGCTCTTACGCTCTCAGGACCGGTATTGGCGCAATCCGCCGGAGGCTCGTCAGGCGGACCGACGGCCGGCGCAGGCGCGAGCGAAGTAGGTGGGCACGCTGCTGCTACCGCAGCACCCACGGAAGGCGGCATGGCAGCTTCCGGGAGCATGGGCATGAGCAAGAAGGGTACGCACGCGACCACTATGCACAAGCAAAACAAGGCAATGCATGCCCGGGGCGCGTCGGCTGCGGCGGCGGCATCGGCGATGGGCACCAACGACAAGGGTTCACCGCAGTAAAACGTCGCAGTAAAACGCGTTACCTATTTGCGAGTAGATGTGACAAGAACCCGCCGGCTGCGGCAGCCGGCGGGTTTTTTCTGGTTTCTGTCGATGCTTTCATAGCCGCGAAAATCAATATGGATAACGAATCGTTTTGGAATTCATAGGCGCGAATGTAAAAAAAGCCGGCGAGCCTTTCGGCGTGCCGGCTTGATTTTGGCATACGACCAGTGATTACGGTTTGGCAGCCGCGTATTGGTCGCGCAGATCGCGAATGCGGTCGTGATTTTCGATTACGCCCTGGTATTGGCGCTCTACCACGGCACGCACATCTGCCGGCAATTCCTTGTCTAGCGCGTTACGATAGTTTTTCTTCGCAACGTCTTCGCCGCGCTCGCATTCTTCGAGGATCGCGTGATCGCTACGATGAGTCACGGCCGACTTGATATCCACCCAGCCGCGGTGTATCGCTCCACCCACCGTGCCGCCGGTTTCCGGCTTTCCACCCAGCCGCTGGACGACGTCCTGCAACTCGTGCGCACCGCGTGCACAGTCCTCGGCACGGCCTGTAAACAGTTGCTTCAGGGTCGCGTCCTTGGTGTCTTCAGCGGCCTTCCGGAAGCCCTTCTCGCCGTCCTTCGACGTTTCAACCAGATCGTTCAGTACCGATACGATATTAGTGCTCATATGAACCTCCTTTGAGTAATCGAAGATGGCCCGCGGTCCTCTGCTTCCCCGGATCGCGGTCCAAGGGATAGACGCAACGGCTGTGCCCGATACTCGCGGTTCGATGCCGGGATGCGGGTAGTTTTGGGTTAGCGGCCGGTCATCAATATTCCCAACCGCCCCTTAGAAACAGAGCCAATGCGTGGCACGCGCTTTGCTCTAAGAGTTTTGCTCTAAGAATTGCCAAAAATCGAATGTCGGAGAAGCAATGGCCATTAGTACCCGCGAGTTTCTTGTGTTCGTTGCAATCGTCACATCCGCGATCGTGCTGGAAGTACGCCAGCATGGTACCGATGAAAATCTCGCGGCCGTGCATACGCAATCGACCCACGAAGGGCTGTGCAACCCAGAGGCGTCAGCATTGAAGAACGGCCCCCCGCACCCGAGTTGCGAACCGGCGAACGACGTGCAAAGCACCGGTGCCCAGCCGAGAGCGCGGGTTCAATTGTGGGTGTAAGGGTGGATGCAATTCGCGGCGTTCCGCAGCACATACAGAGTAAATCAGGTCGCTTGAGAAGCGACCTGATTTACCCTAAGCGCTAGAAATTCCCGATCTTACGCACGCGGTGCCGCGAATTCACGAACGGGCTCAGGTGGCTTGACCGGATCGAAGTCGGCCCAGCGGCCATTGCGCCATTGGCCCGATGCACGCTCGACCTCAATACCGCCTGCATCGCGAAGAATGGCGGCTACTTGCGCCTGCAATTCCGGGCCAACATGAACCGCGACCACAACGCCGGAATGCCTCGCGTCGAGGGCGTTAGCCGAGCCATGATTTTCGGAGCTGATTGAATCCGCGGCCGGGCGTTTGCCGGACTTTGCATGCGACATGGCGCCAATCAGCGACCCGACATAGGCGCCTGCTCCGGCAGCAAGAACGGCGGCCAGCCAAGGCGCCTTGGTCAATACGAAGATGCCCGCTCCGACAATAGCGCCGATCACCGCACCGATCGTGGCACCTTTGCCCGCTCCCTTGCCAGCCTCCTTCGCACCGGCGTCCGCGTAGTGGTCGCCGCCCGTCTCGAGCCGTGCGTGCTGTCCGCTCGGCGCAACGTAGAAGAGCGTGACATCTTCTTCGAGAAATCCGTTCGAAAAAAGACGTTGGGCTGCGGCTTCGGCTTTAGGAAAGGTTTGAAACCGTCCTGCAATGATCAGAGACATGAGGACCTCCGGGAAGCGTTTTATTTCAATGAACCGCGTCAATGAAACGATGACGGATGGAACACGCCGGTCATTCCGGCTCCATGCCCGCCACGCGGAACAGTCCGCTACGTAATACAACGCTCTCTCCGCCATTGCTGTCAAGCGCTTCGGCGCACACGGAGCGGATCCTCGCGCGCCCTCGCTCGAACGCCGGGAGCAGGTCGTCCTCCCGGATGGACGCAGCACCGAAATGATCCTCGAGCGCTTCGGCAGAAATGGAACACACCACCGGTTGGCCATCGATCAGCGCGACGAAGTGAAGCGCGAGATCGTCGCCGTCGTAGGTGGGCGTAGCGTCGGAAAACTGGATATGCATGGTCGAGTCCTCATAGGCTGGCCGAGGTTGCGGAAAGGTTGAGGCGAGCGAAGCGGAGGCGGCCGTCATGATGTCACGCCCTTCAGTTTGGCGAGTTCCTGCCCCATTGCATAGTGATGCTTGATAATGGGCAGCGCGCGGGCGGCAACGTTCTTAAGCTGAGTGTTGCCGCCGTTCTTGCTCTCGGTGCTAAAGACGGCGACTGCTTTGCGATGCCCGTCCACAGCCACTTGTGCGATGTAAGCCCTGTCGAAATCCGCGCCATGCAATGACTCCAGGCTTCCCGTTACCGACGCATCCGCGCTTGGCGCCGCCGTGATGCCTTGCCGCTTCGCAACAATATCGAGGTTGCGCGCAAGCCGCGTGTGATCCGCGATCATCCGTTGCGCGAAGCTCTTGACCTGCACATCCGACGAATTCGTCAATGCCAGCTTGCTGGCCGCAATTTCGGTTGCGCCCGCAGTGCCTGCGTCCTGCACGAATTGCTGATCCGCCGGCGACAATTTGGATTGGGAAGGGGCGGCGGCTGTCAACGGCGCGTCCGAGCCCGAATTTGCAGGCGCCATCGTATTGGCGTTTTGCGCGCTTGCGTTCATCGAAGCAAAACTTGCACTGAGTAAGAGCGCAGCGATCGCGCCTGCGCTGCGCCGCGACAATCGTAGCGTCCTCCCTGGATGCAAAGCGTTCAAGCCCAGGCAAGTATTCGTCGGCATCGATTTTTTCATTCGGTTCTCCGTGGCCTATCGGCAGCAATCCGGAACATTCGGGAGCAATCTGGAATCCGGCACTCAAGCCCCTTTCTTTCGCTCGCTGAGCGCTTCAATGATGGCTTTGCTGAACGCAGGGAGATCGTCGGGCTTGCGGCTCGTGATGAGATTTCGATCGCGGTGCACCTCTTCATCGACCCATGTACCTCCGGCGTTGCGGATATCGTCCTGCAGCGTCGGCCAGCTCGTCAGCGTGCGGCCAGACACAATGCCGGCTGAGATTGGCAGCCAGCCGCCGTGGCAGATCACGGCGATGGGTTTGCCGTCCTTATCGAACTGCTTCACGATGTTTTGCGCGTTCACATCGACGCGGATGGCATCGCCGTTGACCACTCCGCCCGGCAATACGACTGCGTCGTAATCGGATGCGCGCGTCTGGTCGAAGGTGGCGTCGACGTTGACCCTGTCGCCCTTGTCGGTGTGCACGAAACCCTGGATCTGTCCCGGCTTTTGCGAGATCACATGGACTTGGGCGCCGGCTGCCGTCAGCGCCTTTTGCGGTTCGACTAGTTCGGCTTGTTCAAATCCATCAACAGCGAGAATCGCGACCTTGTAACCATTGAGGGAATCAGCCATGAAATAAGCTCCTTGGTGCATTGAACGAACCGGCTCTGGTGTACGGAGCCACGTTTGTTCAATTCAGCAAAGGGTGTGCCTACAAGACTGTAATGCGAGGCTATACGACAGGACCGGATGGGCTGGCGGATCGGCTAATGTCAGGCGGTCGCGGGCGTCTTGCTGCGCGAAATGCGCATCAGGCTGACCATGGTCGCTGCGGCTCCAAAGCCCGCCGCGACGACCAGCGTAATGGTCGTGCCGTGCTGCGGCGCAATGCCGAAGATTAGTGCGACGAGCGCCGCACCGAGCGTTTGTCCGGAGAGTCGCGCGGTGCCGAGCATGCCGCTTGCGCCACCACTGCGATGACGCGGCGCCGACGACAGCATCTGGCGATTGTTGGGCGACTGGAACAGACCGAAGCCCAGGCCGCACAGCGCCATGCGCCACGCAATATCGAAGGGCGCGGGATGCGCTCCAGTCGTCGCGAGCAGGAGCAGGCCGAGCGTCATGATCGCCAGCCCGATGCCGCCGAGCGCCCCCGCTGAATATCGGTCGGAGAGCATGCCGGCGAGTGGCGCGATGAATACGATCACCAGCGGCCACGGCGTCATCAGGAATCCAGTCTGTACCTGGCTCATGCCAAAGGTGTTCTGCAGCAGGAACGGCAGCGAGACGAAGGTCAGCATCTGCGCGGTGAACGAGCAGAAGGACGTGACAATGGAGAGCGCGAACACCGGGATTCGCAGCAGATCGATAGGCAAAAGCGGCGCGGTTTGCGTCAGTTGCCGTCGCACGAAAAAGTATCCGATCAAGCCGGCACCGAGAAACTCGGCGAGCACGTACAGAAGATGTTCGCCGTGGCCGAGCCCATCGACGGCGGTAATCGCGAGGCCGAACACCGCCGCGTTCATCAGCGCGCTGAGGTAGTCGTAGGGTTGCCGGTGTCCCGGCGTGCGCGGCAACGCTTTCCAGCCGACGGCGTACGCGGCGATGCCAATCGGCACGTTGATCGCAAAGAGCCACGGCCAGGGTGCAATCGAGAGAACGCCGGAAGCAACCGTAGGTCCGATAACCGACGAGATCGCCACCACGGAGGCGTTGATGCTGACGCCGCGGCCCAGATGCTCGTTGGGATAGATCATGCGCACCAGGGCCGTGTTGACGCTCATGATGCCCGCTGCGCCGAACCCTTGTATCACCCGTGCAATGGCGAGCGACGTCAGCGATCCGGAAAGCGCGCAGCCGAACGACGCGATGGTGAACAGCGCGAGTCCCGACATGTACACCCGCCGGTAGCCGATCCGGTCGCCGAGCGAGGCGAGCGGCAGCAGCGAGACCGTGATGGCAAGCTGATACGCGTTGACCACCCAGATCGAGTCGGCGGGACTGGCGTTCAGGTTGCGGGCGATGGTGGGAAGTGCGACGTTGGCGATGGCGCCGTCGAGTACTGCGAGCGTAATGCCGAGCGCCACGACCAGGATGGCCCAATAGCGCTGGGGAATAGGAAGGCCTTGTTCTGCGTCCATCGGTCGGGGAAAGGAGGGGAGCGGGAGGGGAGCGGCGAAGTGTAAGGCTCGCGCCTTTCAGACGGTTTACTTCAAGACGCTCAAGGCCGCGCGACGACGTGCAAGCCGACGCGCGCGACCCAGGTCCGGCGCTTATTTCACCTGCTTACTTCAACTGATACAGCCCCGTATAGGTAGCCGAATCGATTTCATTCAGATGCACCATGAAACGGGCGACTGCGTTGGTCGCCGAGACATCGAGCGACAGGTGATCCGCCTTCAGCGCGTGAATCCGGAAAATGTACCGGTGAGGTTTGTCGCCGCGCGGTGGCGCTGCGCCGCCGAAACCAACCGTGCCGTAGTCATTGCGCATTTGTAGCGCGCCGGCAGGCAGCAGGCTGCCGTCGGCCTTGCCGGCATTCTGCGGCAGCGAGCGGGTATCGACCGGAATGTTCACCACGATCCAGTGCCAGAAGCCGCTGCCAGTGGGCGCGTCGGGGTCGTAGACGGTGAGCGCGAGGCTCTTGGCTTCGGACGGCACGCCGTCCCATTGCAGCGCGGGCGAGATGTTTTCGCCGTCAACGCCGAATGCTTGCTGATCGAACTCATGATGCTTAGAAAGATGTCCGTTGGCCGCGAATTCATCGGACCAGATGCGAAAGTCAGCCATGGGAACGTGTCTCCTTTGACGGGGTTTAAAGAGGTTTGATATCCCGGCGCCTGGCCGGCGTTCAGCCATTCGCCCGGGCGTGTGGAGGCCGCAACGCGTGCGGCCGCTCAACGCCTTCGTGCAGCAACCGTACCTGAAGTCCCTCATTGTTGCTCAAGGCCGCGGCGTGTGCGTCCCTTTGGTTTATTTCCTTCCAGCTTTCTTCCGCCACGTCTGCGCATAAAATGGCGGAACCGGACCATATCAAGCTCGATCATCGGAAAAGGATGGACATGCCGAACAACCAGGGGCGCGTTTTGCAGAGTGTGGCGACGGCATCGACGGCTGCATCGACGGCTGGATTGAACCCGCTAACGGACGATGCCGATATGTTCGACCTCGCGCCCGTTTCGCTGTGGCTCGAAGACTTTAGCGCCGTGCGCGAGGTGTTCGAAGGCTGGCGCGCGCAGGGCATTGTCGACCTGCGCACTTTTCTGCTTGAGGACCTGATGCGGATTGCCGAATGCTCGTCGCGCATCCGGCTGATCAAGGTCAACCGGCGCACGCTGACGCTGTTCGGCGCGAAGGATATCGACCATCTTGTGCTTAACCTGGGCGCCGTTTTCCGCGACGACATGCTGCTCACCCACGCAGACGAACTCGAACAGCTATGGTCCGGCAAATCGACGTTCGTGAGCAAGACCGTGAACTACTCACTCGACGGCAAGCGGCTCGACGTATTGCTGAAAGCCGTGATCCTGCCCGGCCATGAAGCCACCTGGGACCGCGTGCTGGTGACCGTGGAAGACATTACGGAGCTGGAAGATGTGCGCCGCAAGGCCGCGCTGAGCGAGCTTTATGCGCGCGGCCTGTTCGAGCATTCGCCCGTTTCGTTGTGGGTCGAAAACTTCAGCTCAGTGAAGGCGCTGCTGGACGATATACGTGAACGCGGAATTGTCGACTTCCGGACGTTCACGAATGTTCATCCGGAATTCATCGAGCGCTGCATGCAGGAAATTCACGTGCTCGACGTGAATCAGCACACGCTGACCATGTTCGGCGCACAGGACAAAGCCGCCTTGCTCTCGCGTCTGGGCGATGTTTTTCGTGACGAGATGGTGAGCCATTTCCAGGAACAGCTTATCGATCTATGGGAGAACCGCCTGTTCCATCAGCGCGAGGTCGTCAACTATTCGCTGGAAGGGCAGCAGTTGCATGTGCATCTGCAATTCTCGGTGTTTCCCGGCCACGAAGCCGACTGGGATCTCGTTCTCGTCGCGCTCACCGACATCACCGCGCGCAAGAAAGCGGAGGCGTACCTGGAGTTTCTCGGCAAGCACGACGCGCTGACGAAACTCAAGAACCGCTCGTTTTACATCGATGAAATGAATCGGCTGGAGCGCAAAGGCCCGTTCCCGGTGACAGCCGTGGCGGTCGACGTGAACGGTCTTAAGGCCGTCAACGATCAACTCGGCCACGCTGCCGGCGACGCGTTACTGCGCCGCGCGGGCGAAGTGCTCGGCAAGGCAGTGGAAAAGCCGAGCCACGCTGCGCGCATTGGCGGCGACGAGTTCGTGCTGCTCCTGCCCGGCGTGGATGAACGCGGCGGCGCCGCGGTGATCGACAGCATCCGGCAACTGCTCGAGGTCAACAACCAGTTCTATTCAGGCATGCCCCTGAGTTTTGCGATGGGCGCGGCCACCGCGCAGGACGGCGAGCGGCTGGAAGTCATGCTGCAACGTGCCGACGCCTCCATGTACGCCGAAAAGCGTGCGCATTACGGCACGCCCGGCTAAGCGCTGATCAACTTCATCACTTCGTCACTTCGTCGATACCTTGGGTCAGCGCCGGGCAAGCCTCGCCGGTCTCCTTTGCGTACTCGGTGGGGTTATTGATTTTCATCGCCGCGAAGCGATCGACCGTGGCCTGCGCTTCCTTGTAGCCAAGATTCCACTCGCCGTCGAAATCGGGCGCGGCAGGGAAGCTCTTGCGCGTCATCACCTTGAACCGGTCGATCTTCAGGCGGTCGATGTGGCAGATGTCGGCGGCTCCCCGTGCGATGTTGGCGCTCGTGCGCACGCCTTCGGCCGCGAGACTTTGCGGTGACGGCGGTTGCACGGCGGGATGGCCAGGCGGCAGTGTCTGATCGGGAAACGGCTGCTGGGCGGCCGCGTTTTGTGCGCTGGCGTTCAGTGGCAAGACGCACGCGCCACCTGCAATGACGCATGCAATCAGCGTTGGCTTCACCATGGAGTTGAAGGCCGACGCAACGCGGGCCAGGGCTTGCTTGTGAGTCATTCGATTCCTTGTGGGGCGCGCAACAGGAGTCTGCAAAAATCTTGCGGAAGTATAGCGAAACCCCGGCGAAACCCAGGCGAAACCCCGCCGGGACCCCTTGATACAAGGGTTTTTGTGACGAATCCCCTTGCGATTTACGCCCGAAAGCCCATGCTAAATCTTTTCACCCTAGGGCGCTCTGCACAACAAACGATGAAAAAGGCAAGCAAGGTTGCAGCGCCGGTTCGGTCGCTTCGTTCGGTTGGGGCATCAGGCATCAAACGAAAGTACGACCCGGAACAAACCAAACGAAACATTATCGACATCGCCACCGAGGAGTTCGCGGCGATGGGTTTAAGCGGCGCGCGGGTCGACGCCATCGCGCAGCGCACGAATACAACGAAGCGCATGTTGTATTACTACTTCGGCAGCAAGGAAGGGTTGTACGAAGCGGTCATCGAGGAGGCTTACGGCAAGATCCGCGCGCTTGAGCAGTCGTTGCATCTCGATACCATGGACCCGCGTGAAGGCTTGCGCGAACTCGTCGAGTTCACGTTCGACTTCCACGACAAACACCGCGATTTCGTCCGCCTCGTGACGATCGAGAACATTCACGGCGCGAAACATGTGAGCCAGTTGAAGGCGTTCAGGGCGCGCAACGCCAGCGTGGTGAAGACGATGGCCGACCTGATCGCGCGCGGCGTCGCGGCGCGGCAATTTCGTGGCGACGTCGACCCTGTCGACCTGCATCTGTTCATCAGTTCGCTGTGTTTTCATCGCGTCGCGAACCGCCATACGTTCACTGTCGCTTTCGGGCGCGATCCATCCGGCGCGAGATCGCGGGCCCGGCATCGCGAGATGATTGTCGACGCCGTCATGCGGTTCATGCAACGCTCAAGTTGAGCGCCGGTGGTTCGGCGCCCCGTATCGATTTGTCGACTCGTTGATCCATGGGCCCATTGAGCCGGCCGTCGAAGCGGAAAAATTTTGACCGCGCTGTTCGAGCGGATTAAATCCGCGTCCGCGCCCCGATTCCGGGCGCTTGACCTATGCTTGAATCATGGCAGTCGACCGGAATGGAGGGCGCCATGGAGGGTTTAGTGAATATCCTCGTTGGTCTCGCGGCGCTTGCCGCGCTCGCGATTGCGGTGCTGGCGCACGAATGGCGCGACGAATTCCGCGATCGCATGCTGCGCCGCCGTAGCCATGCAAGCTACGGCACGTTACGCGACTGGTGGCTTCGGCACCGGCACTGAGCGTCTGCGCGAGCTCCGGGCGACTTCTTTACGAGCGGTCTTTCCCGAGCGGATAGGCCTGGGCCAGTTGCGGGACCATGCGCGACATGGGCGGAATCAGCGACGTTGGGTCGGGGGTGAGTTCGGGCGCGGTGTGGAGCGTCCGGCTGCCGGCTTCGTAGGCGTCAATCTGCAGATACAGCCGATGAACCGTCTGGATCTGCGTGTGAGACAGATGCGAGCTTCGCGCGACCAGCGCAAGCCGTTCGCGCCAGTAGGTGGGCGGCATGATGGGGCACAACGCGTCGTCGATCAGTGAACGGCGCAGCACCAGTTCGAGGTGCGTCAGTTCCTGGTCTGCCAACAGCGCGGAGGGCGCACCTTGGAGTTTCATGTCTATGAGCGAGTCCATGAATGTCTAACGGCAGCGGTGAAAAAAACTTCAGCGAATTTCAGGTCGGTACAAACCCTTAGTCAACACAAACCCTCAATAAGCGGTTCACTGGATGGGTCTCGCCACCGCCCGGTCCAGGTCGGTGCGCGCCCGGTTCACCTTGCGCTGCCAGGCCGCTATGTTCAGCTGATCCGTGCCCTTTTTCTGGGCGCGCGCCAACTCCGCTTCCCAGTCACGCAAACGATTCTTGGCTTCGGCCACGGCACTCTCGTGGCGTCTCAATGCGTCTGCGCGTTTTTGCGCGATCGCGTCGGGCGTGCATTCGGCGTTGGTCTTGTCGAGTTCGGCTTGCAAGGCGTCGAGTTGCGCCGAGTTGTCCTGGTTCAGCGCGGTAGCCATCTGCCTTTCGAGGGTCTGGCGATGGGCATCGCAGGCATCGGTTTCCTGTGAGGCGTGAGCGGTCGACAAACACAGGCTTAAGGCGACGGCGGCAAGCAATTTCATAGCGGAATCCGTGGCAGACGAGATTGAGCAGGGGCAAACGGTATCTAAAACGGTATTTAACCCAGTACGAGATATCTTCTCGTTCGATCGGGACGGGGCGGGTATTGAGGGTATTGAATTACGCTTGCTTATCCGTTCGTCCCGACAAAGGTCGGCGTATTTTAACGAGTTTGTGGGGACCGATGGGGCCAATACGAGGCCATGCGTCCTCCCAGTAACGCTTGGGCAGCATGCGCACGCGGAACGCGTCTTGCGCGAACCTGCCGGTACTGGTCAAACGTTCACATTTTTGCGAGGAATACGCCGATGCGTTTCGATTACAAGGGTTTTCACATCGAC
This window of the Caballeronia sp. SBC1 genome carries:
- a CDS encoding DUF1090 family protein, whose product is MKLLAAVALSLCLSTAHASQETDACDAHRQTLERQMATALNQDNSAQLDALQAELDKTNAECTPDAIAQKRADALRRHESAVAEAKNRLRDWEAELARAQKKGTDQLNIAAWQRKVNRARTDLDRAVARPIQ